A region of the Notolabrus celidotus isolate fNotCel1 chromosome 18, fNotCel1.pri, whole genome shotgun sequence genome:
CAAAAATATCTATTAAGattacaaacacaaagacactgtTGTTCAGCTTCATCCTAAGACTTGTTTTCAGGCcatttgtctcctctctttcttgctCCCAGGCGACAGTGACAGCACTGCAGTGatcgcctgctgctgctggggccTCCTCTACGGCACCAAGGGGGTCCCTGAATGCAACTACAACAACCTGGAATACAGGGACAGACTGGAGCGCAGTGCTGAGCAACTCTATGCCCTGTCACACTGAGGTGTCTGTCACTGACTGCTGCACTGACAGGATGTCCAAATATGGCTCACCGAGGGGGAACTAGGCCATGCACTCTGAAACACTGACGTAGAGCTAGTTGGTGCGGTCAGtagttgattgattgagagTACTGTCATACTTGCCAGAAGGAGAAGCAGTGTCCCACTGACCCAGAGAGTCAACAAGGACTGTGTGCGTTCTGACACTAAGCTTGTGTGTAAAGAGGGGTCCCCCTAGTGACTGTTTTGAATTAACTTGCAGGGCTGTACTGCTGAGTGGAACCAATCCCAGCTAATGAGAATGTGGAGAGAATACAAAAAGTCCCCCAGGAGGTAATTACTTCATTTTGTCAGCCTGACATAATAGCTAACTCTCAGCGAGCTTCAAATTAAATGTGCACTTGTTATCAACtagtgaaaaatacattttctgtggCTCATTATCGCTGCTAACTGTTTTTTCATGCAGCGCAGAGCAAAGCTGTAACTGCTGCACTCCAGAGAAGCATAATCATTGAAACAATAAATTCAACAAGATGAGATTTGTAGTTGAGttgaaaactttattttttggtcattgttgttttaatattttttttgtcttgtccattttttattaattatattttcCTACAGGAGAGAAGAAGGGCAAAAAGGGGGTGGCTTTAACTACTGtattgagttaaaaaaaaaatgctaaaaaccCCTCCTTCAGTCCCTGCTTTTATCTCATGCTGCGTTCATGAAAATCCGGCACAGTCTGCGTTTCCCTCTTGTGTCATGGTACTTATAAAACCTCACAtggcaaaaaaaacactttaggtTTAAGTGTCTTCTGCGACTGGTCCGCCCAGCAAGGTGCTTCATGTCTCTGAAACAGGaatgagctggagagaggagcaTGATGGCAGCGgcgggatggggggggggggggggggtcggaCACCGCTGCTTTCCTCTGTAATCTTCAACATTAGAATTAAAAAGGTCCCCCTAATGTGGGGCAGGAGAATAAGGTGCTGTGAGACTTTTtgtcctcttctctcctgtGTACgataatgtcttttttttttctttccccagTGTGGCGCTCAGTCTGGGCTTCACCTCCAGCAGGTAGAGGGGATGTCAGGGCTCATTCCTGGGAGCAGTTTTTGGGGTGGGTTAGGAGGGGAGGGTGTAGATAGGGGTTAGTTTCCAGGTTGATGGAAGGAAGCAGGATGTGTTGGTACCTGCATCGCTGTggaaggaaacacacaaactatAAAGACAAACcacacacttaaaaaacacttaaatgtgACCATACAGATAAGGGATTTGACTTAGTGTTGTGTTTCCTACCTTGTGGATGCCCTATATAGAAGTGTTGGTGTGCTCCTTGCTGAGGTCCGTGCTGTGGATGTTGGGGCACTGAGCCGGGACCCTGCTGAGGAGGCTGTAACATGACTAACTGGGGCCCACCGTGGCTCCCCGAGTGGTGGGGACCTGACATGGCTCCTTGTACGTGGGCCTGGAGATTTGAGAAATCCAGTTACATTCAAGacagacatttaaaacacttaaaagtgTCAGGGCTGTAGCAGTCAGAGTTTAGTCAATCACATCAGGTTTGGAAGTTAATAtaaactagaaaggttgcatttcctgaaagcaaatgcgttgaaatgctgaagcctgaaagctgtgaaacacagctgaatgtgtggaagagtagtagaagtagttgaattagtggaagaaatggaaaaagtagaaggatTGGAAAGAAGTGGAAGGAGTGGTAAAAGTAGGAATGAaaaaaggagtggaaaaagtaggagtggaagaagtggaaaaaaggaaggaagtggaaaaagtagaagtggaaggagtggaaaaagtagaagtggaaaatgtagaaggagtggaaaaaggtagaagtggaaaaagtagaagttgTAGAAGTAGTAACACCTATAAAACTGCTTGAAAAACTATGGAAATgtcaaaactgtgtgtgtgcgtgtgtgttggtcactcactgatgaggtcatctgaatcacctgtgtgtgtgtgtgtgtgtgtgtttgtcactcactgaggaggtcatctgaatcacctgtgtgtgcgtgcgtgtttgtgtgtttcagcactgatgaggtcatctgaaaaacctgtgtctccaactgtcattaactgttgccatggtgaccaGCTGTTTGACAGTTGAtttagaatgggattcatgaGGAAAAGTTAGGTCTACATATGCCGACActgtgcgataaccgtaatagctatcaaaaaaaggatcaaaccgtgagcatcacaagactctgatgaacacagtgatgtgtttttcatttctgtacagtcagaaatgtagtcagggcagcgagttaagaaaagtgaaacgtgtgctgccctccagaaatatttaacattacggcagatggccgagcagagagactttctctgacagttggtgacctgctggctcaacggtacaatattttgctttggttacctctttgacagaagcaggagaagacagggaacgttttgatgtcttatttgtgtatgtggagtgaaatttgtggattttctggcaatttttccagaggccatgtcccattGTTTTCCCAGCCTAcccactctaagttttgaacctctcactctgctcaccagagttccaccccacacacaccaatgttaaagtgagggaagagctgaaatttgatgaatttttgaacagtgaaatctgtgaaactgtgaaagatatcaaaaaagtgaaacaagtgtagatagctgaaagtcttgtgaacagtttaaagtttgaatggagtctataagtgaaagtatgctgaagctatgagctgtagtagttgaagaagttgaagtggatttgaagattcggccccatctgtttcactggctacgtttacatgagacttttaattccgaattaagattaaatcctctttaaaaagatttaaaatgaccatgtaaacacctaattccggatgaaaatgatcattccgaattaaacttaaatccgatgtaagtggctggtttattctgattttaaatccaaattgaataattcctcgatcatgtatacgttcattccgctttaaattaattcacgtcgttctgcgcatgctcgttcccttgtcctgtcgcgatgacgcataTATTCTGCGCTGGCGGGCaaatatttcaggctgaggtagagcagccgttgcactaaccggctttgattcgccaaagtacagtcatccgcctcccttctccggtcctctacctctcttctcctcctcagctgacgaaagtgaacaggatgtttgtgtcgagctgcttattcaaaactataatcaaaatcaaaagcgaaagttgtacttattgtgtggtgttccatgttgtaaccgaaaatgaaagaagcaggaactggagtctgttttcttccggtaaacgtaaatacgacccgcccctgtccaatcagaacccttcccaacccccagacgttaagaggaattgaataaaaacaattaaacgtgttttccatgtaaacctcaattcagaattactatttccatgtaagcgcgaaggagaaaactttaattccgaatgatttaattctgaattattaattccgaattaaaaaacatcatgtaaccatACCCaatgttaaaatacattttaaataaagttgaataattcaaaaagtataagggttgaatatgtgaaaagatatagcctgAAAGAGGTAAAGGAGCTgaatagttgaaaagttgaacggtTAAAATCggtcaaaatttgaaggctgtgaaagcggtAACGGAAtatggaataataataataagtttaaagtttaggaataacaatattttgaaatgctcagcatttcaacataataatttatacatttttaaaacaatgtatttTCTTACATGAGTCTGAGTAAGACACTGAAACAGGAATGGaaatgttttacaggtttcagTCACAGGGTTTGTTTGCTTTGGAGAGGAAGTGATCTCTTTTGATACTCATagtgtgagtcagagtttcttaATAAATTATGTTTCCATCAAAAATTGGTTAAACAGCAGAAAGAGTAGCAGCACCATGGATCCATACCTGTGCTAACTGTCCCAGAGGATATGTCTGTGGGATGCCCTGGTGGCTGTGGATGCTGTAGCCCTGGATGGGATAAGAGCCCTGTGGAGACGTGTGGCCTTGGGTCATGTTGGGTGGTGTGGGTGCTGACAGGGGACCTGAGTGGTACAAAGACTGGGGCTGTGGGCCTGACTGGGCATTCTGAAAGGAGAGTGTCAAAATATCAAGAGATGATACAGGTtttcttgtaatgattttatgaaTTCACAGACAACATGCAAAGATTTCTTACTAATAACACATCACACCTCTGAATTTTTATAAAGGTGTCTGGGTATCTTACCTGTCCTGGGCTAGGTGCAGCATGCTGGGGAGGGGGCTGGTTGCCTGTGGGGGTACTAGAAGGCTGGGGCTGATGAACTGCACCCGAGTGGTGGGGGAAAGACTGTTGAGctaaacagagaagaagacaatCAGTGGCAAGATAAGGCTTTACGTCACCAATATTGATGCTCACACATGTGATTTGAAATACAGAACATTCCGTAAAGGGCGTACAGATGTTCTGTTTCAAACGTCACTGCAGGCTTGTTTCACTCACCATAGATGCCCTGCTGTCCCTGAGGTCCGTCTCCCTGTGTAGGAAACTGAGGGCCTCCTGGGGGTCCCAGTGCTTGTGGGTGGGGGCCTCCGCCTTGACCAATCATCCTGGCTCCACCCTGCAGCATTGAGTACATGGGCTGAcagaggggaaagaaaaaaggataaggattcaagtgtgtgtgtcattcattttatttcaaaactAAACAACCTTTTGCCAGTTAACCCTTCAAAATCTGATCTATTGAAAGAGGTTATGGGGTCTTACCTGTCCAGGGTAGGGTGTCATGGCCTGGATGACCTGCTGCTGGCTGTACTGCTGTGGGTTGTACTGGAGGTAGGACTGAGGGTAGGGGGACGCGACTAGAGGGGCCCCGGCTGCTGACGCTGCAGCCTGCAACATGGGGGGTGCTGACGTGCCATGGTCGGTGCGTTGAGCCACGACTGAGCCTGGTGTTATCAAGACAACAGAACAGAAGAGGGAGAATCTTTTTAAATACACTGATAAGCCGACAGTGGGAGACTGTTTGGATCATGATTTCGTAAAGTAGGTGCCACCACACTGATGTCTTAAGTTACAGAAATTTGTACAATATAGGagcattgataaaaaaaaaaaatcataaaacttACACTTTAGGGGGGATTTTGTATAGAtggaacaataaaaacattgtaTGTATTTACCTTTAGTCCTGGGGTATTTTCCCTGGCCGACTGTAGACATGGTGTACTGGTACATTGGTGGAGGCTGAAAGACAATGATTGTGAGGTAAGCATTGGATAGTGGAGGTTTACTCTCATCAGTGCAGCTGTTTCAACATATGGAAATCAATGAAGTAAATAAAACCATCCAGATTGTCCTTGGGTTCATGAtagttttcattttaaacatattaaaCTAAGCCATAGGAAAGAAACAGCTGCCTGTCTTTgggtgttttggtttgtttaccTGCACAGAATGGATCTGTGACACGTAGGACAGGTAGGGTGCGTTGTAAAGGGGCCCCTGTCCGCCTGGGTGCTGGAGAACCACTGGGCTCGGGGGAGTGGGCCGAGGTGGGGTGGGCGCAGTGTTGGGCTTTGTCTGTGTGACAACAGTGAGAAGTCAGGGCCTTGTCACATACATTAGATTTTACAGTAAAATGTAAAGGAGGAATATGGATCACTACGAAAGTAGCTCCTATGGTAATAAACTGTGTTACCATGGGCATCTGAACTTTGATGGGGTTGAACTCTTTAGCGTTGGGGTTTAATGTTGATTTCTTCACTTGGCTgcaagatataaaaaaaacaaacaaggaacatatgttaaaaaatgacaatCACAATGACATTAACACGCgcatcaaacacttttctatGGGgaactgttgtttgtttgttttttttactcactCTGCCACGCCCTCTGTCCTTTCCCCTGTCTCAGACCTGGCGTCGTCACTTCCCGGGGTCCTCGCTGGCTGCGGGGTGGCCGGTGAGTGTCTGTCTGAAATGCTTGATGTGGTGGCAGGTGAGGCTGTGGTGTCCTTGGTGGCGTCGTCAGCTGGGGCGGGTGAGGGCTGCGGTTGAGGCTGGGAAGGACTGGGAGTGCCAGACTGAGGTTTGGACTCTGAAGCAGGGTGAGCGTCTGACGGGGAGGATTTGGCAGCAGCTGTTTGGGCGACCTCACTGATGGCAGGAGGGGTCGCTGCTGCTGGGGAGCTGGGAGAGCTGGAGCTGCCTCCACTGGCTTGGAGCTacagataaaaagagagaggagtatTGATAGATGAGGCGAAGTCGGGATGAAGAAGATGGCAAAAAGATATGTAAAAAGATACACGTCTCAAAATAAATGTTGCTTGTAATGTCCTACAGATTCAGACATAAAACATTGGGTGAAAGAAGTCACCAAACACCAGTGTTGTCTCCGGTCACTCTCTCTTGATTGTTCACAGATTTTCTCATTTCACGCTTTATGGACAGGCAACTGAACTCTTACCCTGAATTCCTTGCCGAATTTCCGCAGCTCCTCAATCTGCGACCTTTGCTGAACGGAGGGAGctggtggaggagaggaaacaaaggtTAATGAAAATGTGAGAGCTTCAAATCGACTGGACGCtgtgactgaaaacaaacaggacaTGCAACTATGCACACGATTCAGTCAGGTGTTTTGTGATTTAGTGCACTTTTAATTTGTACCAATCTGTAGCACACACCTTTACCACCTTTTCCTTCCTCTGTGCTGGCGGCAATCTCCGCTGCTCGTTCTTTTGCAGCTGCACCGAGGATCTCATTCACTGTGAAGACAAAAGGAAATAATTAGTTAGAGCGCTTTGTTTGATTTCCCCTACAATACTTGTGACTGATTACTGCGAGGCAAAGAATGAAGTTCATGTTGTGTTAGAAACTAATGgttttgactttgatttcaaacttttcatgaaaaaaacaaaaagtaccATCGACAGGGAAAAGAGGGGCGGGGCCAGACGTCTTCCCGGGAGGCAGGGTGACGGACGATGTGTCCAAATAAGGCGTGTCCTGGGTTTTAGGAGACCGAGTGGCTGCGAGGACAGGACAGAGGAAAAATGAAGGTTAAGTTCCAGGCGTAATCCATCAATAATAAAAGAAGAGGATATTGTAACAGCACAGGTGATTGAATGTACCTGTAGACTGAGAATGTGAGTTTGAAGTGCGGGCTGTTCGGCTCGACTGTGGAGGTCTTTGGGCTTTAGGAGACGTTCTGGaaactgaaagagaaagaaacttTAATTTCCCCACATGCTCAGTTtccatttaaacattttctaaTTAGACTTTACAGTCTTACCTCCGTTTACGGGCCTGCCAGCGTCAGATAGCGAGTGTGGGAGTGACTGGGAATGAGGGACTGTGTGTCCGTGTGGAGCAGGGGGACTGGTTGAGGATGGGGCAGCAGAAGCGGGCGTGGCTGGGCTTGCGGGGCCAGAGCCTGGGCCTGGGCTGGGGCTCCCCTGTTGGTGGTGTGGAGCAAAAGCCCCTCCACGGCCTGACAGAGGGCTGCTTCTCTCTGCGGGAGAGGCACCAGACTGAGGTCCAGCAGCAGATGGAAGTGGGGGTCTtggggaagaggaggatggagggttGGAGCGATAACCTCCGCTGAGACGGTTGTGGGATGGAGGCCCACCAGGACCTCTCTCGGCTCGCTCGCGGTTCATCTCTCTCTGGCGTTGAGGTAATGGAATATACTTTCCCTCCCTGAAAAAGAACCATAAAGCATCACAAAGGCCTCATAAACCTGACAGAGAATGACATCACATTTGTGTTGATTGTAATCTATGATCAATACTAAGAGAAACACTTCTCTACAcatgtcaaacaaacaaacaaacatccccTCTCACCTGTTGCCAGCCCCGGGGCTGTCTCGGCCCCTTTCTCGCTCCCTGTCACGAGGGCTCTCACGTCCCCTCTCACGATCGCCGCTGTCGCGCGCCACAGCGCTGAACTTATCCTCCTCTGTTTTGCAGTCATCGTTCTCCAGGTTGACACGATGGCGATACTGAGGGCTTGACTCGATCTCGCTGGCCAGGCGAGCGGCGCGTGCCTCCCTCTGCCGATAGTTGTCATTGTTGGTTCTCTCCAGTGGTACACTAGATAACAGGAAATAAGTGGGATCAGTTATTGATTAATATCTGCCTTGGTAAAGGGTCAAGGTGGTACAGACTATTTTCAGACAAGAAGTCAAGAAATAAGGTCCAGTTTTACGCCATcgtacaaataaaaatgtctttcttttctcaaGTTCAGGTTGTCATGACCGGTGACATCATCTAAAATCTTAGTGTTTTGGTGGAAGTGGAAACCTTTAAGATCCATCGTATCATGAACAGACGTACACTTTTAGTTTGTAGTTACATCACAGAAGCAAGAAGAAGCAACATCACAGCAAAGCACACAACTTTGATTCAATAGACATGAATACTGAGTGTCTGGCAGCCTTTAATTCACAACAGAAGCTGGCTATAAAGAAATAACGAACCCTGGAATGTTgaaactgaccaatcagaacagagCATTTACAAAAATCATGTGATAACACATTATGAGACAacatcctctttctttttttatgttacGTCAGCTAAATACATTATAACAAAACTAAGTTATTACATGTTTTAACTTAATCTTATTAGGGATTTATGACACTCACGTATACATGGAGAGGCTGGAATCATACGTTGACGTCACTCCATATTTAACTTCATTGAAACGGAACATCTCATTGGCATCCCAACCGTTGGACTGAAGacagagtaaaaaaagaaagatcaaAAGATTAATGGTGGGAATCAAGACTTTTTAATATTGCTACATTATTACCTCATGTTAGAAAATACTGATTACTTATGATTACTTAAAGCTCATTAGATTGCAAACTAAATCAGATTATTGGTCAACTTGTTGCAAAAGACTGAGGAATGACAAATCAACCAAATAAGAGGCTGAAGGTAAGGAGTGAATACAATAAAGGCAGCATGTTTGAGTTCAAATGAGTCCACATCTAtacaaagtgtgttttttttctttgcttttcagaTCCAAAGCAACTCACTGCATCGTTTTCTAAATCGTAGCTCTCTCCATTGCTGTCTCCTCCCTCCCATCTCTGCAgaactttctctttgtgttcccCGTTGACGCGGGTGGAGCTGATGGCTGTGTCTGTGAAGGTGTCTgtatcaaagaaaacaaacaacatgaaattATTCTTTTAATCTTTGGTTAGATTGTCTGCAGCCGGCATTCGCTTCAAATTCTCCAATTGTGAAAAgtctttattattttctttctgtaacAAAGCGGAAAATCAGACTAGAATACAAATGaatcatttttctctctttctcctgacAAGCTGAAGACACAATCATTCTGTTCGAGGCTTTTACACAGGCAACTCACACACTTTACTCCTCACGTCCAGAGTTGTGCACTTAGTCATTATTTATTCACATTAACTATGCTCTTAGCACGACCACAATCTAAAGCTAACTTGCACACAAAGGAAGACGAATAATTGCTCCAAATGGATTGCATGTCTGTGAGTAACTGCCATTGTGAGTAGTTCCTACCTCTGGTGGCAAAGTTTAGGTCGACGTCTCTGCAGATCATAGTCACTAGGTCTGAGGGGCTGAAGATCATAGTGTCTGTGATTTCCTCCCTTCGTGGTGGAACTGATGCTGGGCCCTCCTCCTCACCGCGTTTGTGTACAGCGTCCACAGCCAACTCACACTAAACAATCAAACATTTGGAAGGCAGCAGAAGACTTAGTGTACTCACAGAGCAGGAATTAAACAACcgaagaaaatgaagaaaatacaTAATTTCCCCTCAAAGCCAGTCTATTATATGCAGATTACCAAAAGGATTACTTGCAGTGTTTCATTAATTTAGCAGGAGGCAGGGTGCTCGACATGAGCTTCTTACCCGTGAACTGAGAGTCTTGAATATGCCTTCAAATACGCTGCCGTTCTTCACTCTAATGTCACAGGTAGAGCCCTGAGGAAAGAAAGTATAAAATATGCAAAATTAAGGCTTCATTCAGGCTACATGGGATGTACAAAATCTGCTTCTACAAAGTCAAGAAAGTGGAGCTTGTGTTTCACAGTCATATGTATTTTACGCTAAACTTCCTGGGacacactcaactcaactttattcatatagcaccttttaatacataaaaacatgcagcccaaagtgctttacagaataacagagagacagaaaacagcagcaatggtaaaattataaaaggcaggattattaataaaatacttaaaaataaaataaaatcaatacagtaaaattaataaaataagtcatagtggaaagaaaagataaaataaaaaaaataaggtagcgttaacaagatcaggtgaatacaagaaataaatagatgaataaataaataattaaataagataaataaaggttaaagtgatgattaaaataataatggttaaaataataataaaaataataatgcagtacagagctaaaaataaatttaatGCACAGGagatcaaaaagaaaagatcaCTTTAGAGTGTGCAGATTACATCGTACCTCTAACAGTTATCATTAAGGTAAAGGGTGTGATGCAAGTATTTCATTTGTATAATAATCAACACATGAAAGGAACATTGATAATAAGAAATCACTCACCACAACAGCTGTGAGGAAATGAAGCATTCTAGCATTGTTGTACACACCATCGAACCCCTGCAGATTGGACAAAGTTTAAGATCAATCAACCAGTCTCAATGAATCACAATAAATTGCCATATATTTAACATTGTCAGAAATTAAATCCATGTCATTGTGACGCAGTGTTAACCACATCCTGAAGTGTGGCTGCCAATTCTGATACATAAAGTAAAAAGTTATGTTTTGTGTCGTTAGAATCGCTCTTTTCTTCTTAACAATATGCACAAtacggtgtgtgtttgttttctgctgttGCATCAGTATACTCACAGGTGATGACTGGAATGATGGCTTCGCAGAGGGTCGATTCCTGAGAGGGAAAGCACATTTAAAGCATGTTCTACTGCCAAAAACATAAAGGGCATAACTTGTTTCCAAACTTGCCAAGGACAGGCATGGGAGCGTACACATTACATCCTGTACATGTAGGCTGACAACACTTGTATTTCTTGTGCAGTAGAATCTGCAATGTTATGGAATGCCAAAACTGTCTCTGATCAGCTATATCTGCAATAATGAAAGCAGAAGGGATGCTACATCATTCAAGTCACGTCTACATTTTTGGATGAAACATGTAAAGGTGATTTAAAACCAATATTTAATTCTGCTTGTTTTCAATAAGGGGTCAAGATGCATCTAAAGGGCTCTGTGTCCTCAATACATGCATGAGATTGTTTTAAAGgttacaaaacaaagactgggATGAAGCTGACAGTGGTTCATAAAACACACGCTTATCTCCAAGATGAAGCATGACCTTATGCCGGTATTAGAATGTATTCATTGTAAATAACACAACTGCTTTATCTTGCATTGTCAAGTTACAACAACGTCTGATATacgcagtggtggacagtaaccaagtaaatgtacttaagtagatttttttttgagtttctgttctttacttgagtattattttttgggggacttattacttttactccactacattcagaagacaatcattgtactttttactccactacatttctatcaatgctctagttactcactacttttgctttgaagtcagctcatgaatttccttctcttttctgaaatctgatctcacggttgaacatggagcaaacagagcaaatttcactcagatcagacagatcatttagaggtggtaatgatggttaTAATtatccacctgagcacccatgtccatatcttcagcctctgttagaggtttttgaaatgaagaatgatacgtaatgtttgaaatgttctccctgtttcccactctgcctaaacatacaaaaattcacagtccaacctgagaaagcgtgttgagctacgtaacatttgtttcattctagatgaacatttcaaactaagtcgtctgtgcttgtagtaacttagtttctgtttttattccatggtatagctTTTACAGATTTGAAGttatgttttctaaataaacatgatgtaacctAATGTATTCTTATGTATTATTTACTgcactttgtgaaaatacaatgttttaagattttttaaaaagtactttgattacttaagtattttcaaaagcaagtacttcagtactttaactcaagtaataatctaacagggcaactttcacttgttttgGAGTTATATTTGACCTGGATGATCtagacttaagtaatgaagctgtgtactttgtccaccactgatataAGTGTATCGTATTCTAAAAGCGTCCTTTTCCTAGTATTGACAGGCCTCAAAAACTTTGTTTCCCTTGTATGTTAATATGCTTTAACCAGATTTGTCCcttcacctgtcaatcaaagacaAACTGTTCTCATTGGCCCAGACTACAGCTCTGTTTCCTGGACACGCCCACTGAGCATAGCGCTTTCACCGGTAGGCCTCTTAGTCACAGGGCGATCCCCGGTCTGTCCTGAAGGAAAACCCCGCACCAACTCACCTCCCGGTCGGTGTCCTGCTGCCACTGTTGATGCCGCTGGCTGGGGAAGACATGCCACCGGGGCCCGAGGTTCCGTTAGACGCCTTTCTCCCGCCTGAGCCgggttgctgctgttgtttcagCATTGCGAAGCACAAGGCTTAGACAACACCAAACGTGTGCTAACTTATAAACCCTGATAGCAGGTTTTTGAAACTATCTTTAGCAGTATCACCTGTCCTGAGTATCACCTGTCCTGAGCACAGCAGAGCCGGTGGGACCTCAAGAAGACCGGCTATTGTAGCTAATCTTGCTAATGGAGCAGCAGTCGCTTATGGCCTACAATGTTAAGGCAGGAGATCACACTATTTATATTAAGTGAATGATATAACTTACTTAATTTCCCCCAGCTATCTACTGTGTGAGCACAGTGTCTATGTCAAAGCAGGTGACTAATAAAACGACACGAGTTTCCGTGAAATTATTTAGCTAGCAGAGTTAGC
Encoded here:
- the LOC117829987 gene encoding ataxin-2-like protein isoform X1; the encoded protein is MLKQQQQPGSGGRKASNGTSGPGGMSSPASGINSGSRTPTGRNRPSAKPSFQSSPGFDGVYNNARMLHFLTAVVGSTCDIRVKNGSVFEGIFKTLSSRCELAVDAVHKRGEEEGPASVPPRREEITDTMIFSPSDLVTMICRDVDLNFATRDTFTDTAISSTRVNGEHKEKVLQRWEGGDSNGESYDLENDASNGWDANEMFRFNEVKYGVTSTYDSSLSMYTVPLERTNNDNYRQREARAARLASEIESSPQYRHRVNLENDDCKTEEDKFSAVARDSGDRERGRESPRDRERERGRDSPGAGNREGKYIPLPQRQREMNRERAERGPGGPPSHNRLSGGYRSNPPSSSSPRPPLPSAAGPQSGASPAERSSPLSGRGGAFAPHHQQGSPSPGPGSGPASPATPASAAPSSTSPPAPHGHTVPHSQSLPHSLSDAGRPVNGVSRTSPKAQRPPQSSRTARTSNSHSQSTATRSPKTQDTPYLDTSSVTLPPGKTSGPAPLFPVDVNEILGAAAKERAAEIAASTEEGKGGKAPSVQQRSQIEELRKFGKEFRLQASGGSSSSPSSPAAATPPAISEVAQTAAAKSSPSDAHPASESKPQSGTPSPSQPQPQPSPAPADDATKDTTASPATTSSISDRHSPATPQPARTPGSDDARSETGERTEGVADQVKKSTLNPNAKEFNPIKVQMPMTKPNTAPTPPRPTPPSPVVLQHPGGQGPLYNAPYLSYVSQIHSVQPPPMYQYTMSTVGQGKYPRTKVLITPGSVVAQRTDHGTSAPPMLQAAASAAGAPLVASPYPQSYLQYNPQQYSQQQVIQAMTPYPGQPMYSMLQGGARMIGQGGGPHPQALGPPGGPQFPTQGDGPQGQQGIYAQQSFPHHSGAVHQPQPSSTPTGNQPPPQHAAPSPGQNAQSGPQPQSLYHSGPLSAPTPPNMTQGHTSPQGSYPIQGYSIHSHQGIPQTYPLGQLAQAHVQGAMSGPHHSGSHGGPQLVMLQPPQQGPGSVPQHPQHGPQQGAHQHFYIGHPQAMQVPTHPASFHQPGN
- the LOC117829987 gene encoding ataxin-2-like protein isoform X2 produces the protein MLKQQQQPGSGGRKASNGTSGPGGMSSPASGINSGSRTPTGRNRPSAKPSFQSSPGFDGVYNNARMLHFLTAVVGSTCDIRVKNGSVFEGIFKTLSSRCELAVDAVHKRGEEEGPASVPPRREEITDTMIFSPSDLVTMICRDVDLNFATRDTFTDTAISSTRVNGEHKEKVLQRWEGGDSNGESYDLENDASNGWDANEMFRFNEVKYGVTSTYDSSLSMYTVPLERTNNDNYRQREARAARLASEIESSPQYRHRVNLENDDCKTEEDKFSAVARDSGDRERGRESPRDRERERGRDSPGAGNREGKYIPLPQRQREMNRERAERGPGGPPSHNRLSGGYRSNPPSSSSPRPPLPSAAGPQSGASPAERSSPLSGRGGAFAPHHQQGSPSPGPGSGPASPATPASAAPSSTSPPAPHGHTVPHSQSLPHSLSDAGRPVNGVSRTSPKAQRPPQSSRTARTSNSHSQSTATRSPKTQDTPYLDTSSVTLPPGKTSGPAPLFPVDVNEILGAAAKERAAEIAASTEEGKGGKAPSVQQRSQIEELRKFGKEFRLQASGGSSSSPSSPAAATPPAISEVAQTAAAKSSPSDAHPASESKPQSGTPSPSQPQPQPSPAPADDATKDTTASPATTSSISDRHSPATPQPARTPGSDDARSETGERTEGVADQVKKSTLNPNAKEFNPIKVQMPMTKPNTAPTPPRPTPPSPVVLQHPGGQGPLYNAPYLSYVSQIHSVQPPPMYQYTMSTVGQGKYPRTKGSVVAQRTDHGTSAPPMLQAAASAAGAPLVASPYPQSYLQYNPQQYSQQQVIQAMTPYPGQPMYSMLQGGARMIGQGGGPHPQALGPPGGPQFPTQGDGPQGQQGIYAQQSFPHHSGAVHQPQPSSTPTGNQPPPQHAAPSPGQNAQSGPQPQSLYHSGPLSAPTPPNMTQGHTSPQGSYPIQGYSIHSHQGIPQTYPLGQLAQAHVQGAMSGPHHSGSHGGPQLVMLQPPQQGPGSVPQHPQHGPQQGAHQHFYIGHPQAMQVPTHPASFHQPGN